The following coding sequences are from one Armatimonadota bacterium window:
- a CDS encoding glycosyltransferase family 4 protein: protein MLGSKRPHGPRLAIVSTYVPLRCGLATFARDLAAHYGASEVAGGEAFPKVVAVSPEGADLDYPPEVVYDIRRDRQSDYRTAADFLNRSPVDIVSLQHEFGIFGGEDGDLVLGLLAALKRPVVATLHTVLRDPTDGQRETLKQVCDHAAAVMVLAQAAKPILEAVYDVPSEKIVFIPHGAPDLPFSDPAFYQESLGLAGKRVVMTFGHLGPGKGIEMALEAMARLAPDYRDVVYLVVGATHPELLKWEGEAYREGLERMAADLSLTDTVRFVNRHLTDTEVEEYLQAADIYVAPYTGADQIASGPLAYAVAAGKAVVATPFAAAQELLASGRGLLTPFDDPDALAQNLRDLLDDPVKSVKMRKAAYRHGRGFTWPSIGSTYRELCSELAAGSRPVPVAAHARAAQEPELRWDHLLALSDDTGVLQHAKYAIPDHSHGYCADDNARALLVACAQWRLNECPEALALIHRTLSFLSYGFNDANSRMRNFMSYDRTWLEKTGSEDSHGRTVWAAGYAAAHAPRHSGQRVAFELFHKLLVKLPKFTSPRAWAFSLLGISAYLSRFEGELAVRHVGRRLAERLADRYESAATRKWRWFEEIVAYDNGRLPEALLAASVWGGDERFRRYGLQSLEWLFDGCTADDGHISLVGCSGLWRKGKGKARFDQQPLCAAAMVAAARRAFEVTGDAVWIERATTAFEWFLGRNDIGTPLVDPLSGGCADGLTPLGVNENMGAESTLSWMLAASDIAELRGHDEGVVLETVEAAHATERDLAASN, encoded by the coding sequence GTGCTAGGGTCTAAGCGACCCCACGGCCCGCGTCTCGCAATCGTAAGCACTTACGTTCCGCTTCGCTGCGGTCTTGCGACGTTTGCTCGGGATTTGGCGGCCCATTACGGCGCCTCCGAAGTCGCAGGAGGAGAGGCCTTCCCAAAGGTCGTCGCCGTGTCCCCTGAGGGCGCCGACCTTGACTATCCGCCGGAGGTCGTTTATGATATTCGTCGGGACCGGCAGTCGGATTATCGAACGGCGGCGGACTTCCTGAACCGGTCGCCGGTCGACATTGTCAGCCTTCAGCACGAGTTCGGGATCTTCGGCGGTGAGGACGGCGATCTCGTTCTGGGGCTGCTTGCTGCATTGAAAAGGCCTGTGGTTGCGACGTTGCACACCGTCCTGCGAGACCCGACCGACGGCCAGCGCGAGACGCTCAAGCAAGTTTGCGATCATGCTGCGGCAGTTATGGTTCTGGCGCAGGCCGCTAAGCCGATCCTCGAAGCGGTGTACGACGTTCCGTCTGAGAAGATCGTTTTCATCCCGCACGGCGCGCCTGACCTGCCGTTCTCCGATCCCGCGTTTTATCAGGAGTCGCTCGGCCTCGCGGGCAAACGGGTGGTTATGACCTTCGGCCACCTGGGCCCAGGGAAGGGAATCGAGATGGCGCTTGAGGCTATGGCCCGGCTTGCGCCCGACTATCGCGACGTCGTTTACCTTGTGGTCGGGGCGACACATCCGGAACTTCTCAAGTGGGAGGGCGAGGCCTATCGAGAGGGTCTTGAACGGATGGCGGCCGACTTGAGCCTGACTGACACGGTTCGGTTCGTGAACCGCCACCTGACCGACACGGAGGTAGAGGAGTACCTCCAGGCCGCCGACATCTACGTGGCGCCTTATACGGGTGCGGATCAGATCGCGTCCGGTCCTCTCGCCTACGCCGTGGCCGCAGGCAAGGCGGTGGTTGCCACGCCGTTCGCCGCAGCCCAAGAACTGCTCGCTTCGGGCCGAGGGCTGCTGACACCGTTCGACGACCCGGATGCACTGGCTCAGAACCTTCGAGACCTGCTGGACGATCCGGTCAAAAGCGTGAAGATGCGCAAGGCGGCGTACCGACACGGCCGCGGGTTCACGTGGCCCAGCATCGGTAGCACCTATCGGGAACTGTGCTCTGAGTTGGCTGCAGGAAGCCGTCCTGTCCCCGTCGCTGCCCACGCCCGTGCGGCGCAAGAGCCGGAACTGCGTTGGGATCATCTGCTGGCGCTCTCCGACGACACGGGCGTTTTGCAGCACGCGAAGTACGCCATCCCGGACCACAGCCACGGCTACTGCGCTGACGACAACGCCCGCGCTTTGCTCGTCGCCTGCGCCCAGTGGCGGCTGAACGAATGCCCCGAGGCGCTCGCCTTGATACATCGCACGCTGTCTTTCCTCTCATACGGTTTCAACGACGCCAACTCGCGTATGCGGAACTTCATGTCTTACGACCGCACCTGGTTGGAGAAAACCGGCTCTGAGGACTCGCACGGTCGCACGGTTTGGGCCGCGGGTTATGCGGCCGCGCATGCACCGCGCCATTCAGGCCAGCGCGTGGCCTTCGAACTGTTCCACAAACTGCTCGTCAAACTGCCCAAGTTCACCAGTCCGCGGGCGTGGGCGTTTTCGCTGCTCGGAATATCCGCCTATCTGTCCCGGTTCGAAGGCGAATTGGCCGTGAGGCACGTGGGCCGGAGGCTGGCCGAACGCCTTGCCGACAGATATGAAAGCGCGGCCACGCGGAAGTGGCGGTGGTTCGAGGAGATAGTGGCGTATGACAACGGCCGCCTCCCGGAGGCGCTCCTCGCGGCCTCGGTGTGGGGCGGCGACGAGCGATTTCGCCGTTACGGTCTCCAGTCGCTGGAGTGGCTGTTCGACGGGTGTACGGCGGATGACGGCCACATAAGCCTAGTCGGTTGCAGTGGGTTGTGGCGAAAGGGAAAGGGCAAAGCGCGATTCGACCAGCAGCCGCTTTGCGCCGCCGCGATGGTGGCCGCCGCGAGGCGGGCGTTCGAGGTCACCGGCGATGCCGTTTGGATCGAGCGCGCGACGACCGCGTTCGAGTGGTTCCTCGGCCGGAACGACATCGGAACGCCCCTGGTGGACCCGCTGTCCGGCGGATGCGCCGACGGCCTCACACCACTCGGCGTGAACGAAAACATGGGGGCGGAGTCCACGCTCTCCTGGATGCTCGCGGCGTCGGACATTGCCGAACTTCGAGGGCACGATGAAGGCGTTGTTCTAGAGACGGTTGAGGCCGCTCACGCAACTGAGCGCGACCTGGCGGCTTCCAATTGA
- a CDS encoding CehA/McbA family metallohydrolase — protein sequence MNTYLARGSFALAGLVALGIVTSGFGPVEDEESTLSPAAHGDEDMDAARQAMVTFAYATAVSDGEAAAAVLHDDVTTSWGATKEGVIAQVARPRPWTKRIVLRHAFFTKVGKRIRVTPVVHYDGTWRLSLTFELEKQEKKWLIVRIEMDAETPLELQEADDRLPEHHLLFPVEVRLRDAATGEPVFARVSVTDSDGDYWPPEGHVKNIHTGWNPDVGGDAMVGEKSFAYVPADFTLPLPVGSYDIEVVRGIEYEPFTSHFEVTGSNDVTLDVELERWSNVAQDGWYSGDTHVHFIDPTNGMLEMKGEDLNVLNILVTKWAELITNAEHFTGAPSLLSEPEHIVYVNEESRHGFIGHTILLNLKKLVYPLSWGPQTGGGVIGGHDFPTMASVLDRTHEQGGFAAWAHFPFPSGELAVDMALGKVDSIDLMTMGDAFNDVFGQLGPADTWYRFLNLGFRVPATAGTDKMTNTQVLGSVRTYVKIDGPLSYQGWIDGIRAGRTFTTTGPMMKLSVDGAAIGDTITTSQGQTVSVHVEVSSRIPMERIEIIRGGEIVATKENPTGARKVSFTVDVLIDGSTWIAARTSSSEHLPFNQNIPVFAHTSPIYIDVPGRPIGSPEAGAYFAKQCEDAIEWAKTKAKLLDESQRGEMIALYEKALQIYLEMASTSQPQNRRSERIEGALFWGGRPSMQASRTGPVLSFR from the coding sequence ATGAACACCTATCTTGCGAGAGGATCGTTCGCGCTCGCCGGGCTTGTTGCACTGGGGATCGTGACCTCGGGTTTTGGTCCTGTCGAGGACGAAGAGTCAACCCTGAGCCCCGCCGCCCACGGCGACGAGGACATGGACGCCGCGCGTCAGGCGATGGTGACGTTCGCATACGCGACGGCGGTTTCCGACGGGGAGGCCGCGGCCGCCGTCCTGCACGACGACGTAACGACAAGCTGGGGCGCGACGAAGGAGGGTGTCATCGCTCAGGTGGCCAGGCCTCGACCGTGGACGAAGAGGATTGTTCTGCGCCACGCGTTCTTTACGAAAGTAGGCAAGCGGATACGCGTCACGCCGGTCGTGCATTACGACGGTACGTGGCGGTTGTCGTTAACGTTCGAGCTTGAAAAGCAAGAGAAAAAGTGGCTGATCGTGAGAATCGAGATGGACGCCGAGACGCCTCTCGAACTCCAAGAGGCGGACGACCGGCTTCCTGAGCACCACTTGCTGTTCCCCGTTGAAGTACGCCTGCGAGATGCGGCCACGGGCGAGCCGGTCTTCGCCCGCGTCAGCGTGACCGACAGCGACGGTGATTATTGGCCGCCCGAGGGCCACGTGAAAAACATCCACACCGGATGGAACCCTGACGTCGGCGGCGATGCGATGGTGGGCGAGAAGTCGTTCGCCTACGTCCCGGCGGACTTCACGCTGCCGCTGCCGGTCGGCTCATACGACATCGAGGTCGTGCGAGGCATAGAGTACGAGCCGTTCACGTCGCACTTCGAGGTCACAGGCTCCAACGACGTGACGCTGGACGTCGAATTGGAGCGCTGGTCGAACGTTGCGCAGGACGGGTGGTACTCCGGCGACACGCACGTCCACTTCATCGATCCCACCAACGGGATGCTGGAGATGAAGGGCGAGGACTTGAACGTCCTCAACATCCTTGTGACGAAGTGGGCCGAGCTGATCACGAACGCGGAGCACTTTACGGGCGCCCCCAGCCTGCTCTCGGAGCCCGAGCACATCGTCTACGTCAACGAGGAGAGCCGCCACGGGTTCATCGGGCACACGATACTGTTGAACCTGAAAAAGCTCGTCTATCCGCTTTCGTGGGGCCCGCAGACCGGCGGCGGCGTCATCGGCGGCCATGACTTCCCGACCATGGCCAGCGTGCTCGACCGGACTCACGAGCAGGGAGGGTTCGCGGCCTGGGCGCACTTCCCGTTCCCCTCGGGCGAGCTTGCCGTCGACATGGCGCTGGGGAAGGTGGACTCGATAGACCTGATGACTATGGGGGACGCCTTCAACGACGTCTTCGGGCAGCTTGGACCGGCCGATACTTGGTACCGGTTCCTCAATTTGGGCTTTCGGGTGCCGGCGACCGCCGGGACCGACAAAATGACGAACACGCAGGTTCTGGGCTCGGTCCGGACCTACGTCAAGATTGACGGGCCGCTTTCTTACCAGGGCTGGATCGACGGGATTCGCGCCGGCAGGACTTTCACGACCACCGGGCCGATGATGAAGCTCAGCGTTGACGGCGCGGCGATCGGTGACACCATCACCACCTCGCAGGGCCAGACGGTTTCCGTTCATGTCGAAGTGTCGAGCCGGATTCCGATGGAGCGGATCGAGATCATCCGGGGCGGTGAGATCGTCGCGACGAAGGAGAACCCTACCGGCGCTCGGAAAGTGAGCTTCACTGTGGACGTGCTGATCGACGGAAGCACGTGGATCGCTGCGCGCACGTCGTCGTCTGAGCACCTTCCGTTCAACCAGAACATTCCGGTTTTCGCGCATACGAGCCCGATCTACATCGATGTTCCGGGCAGGCCGATCGGCTCCCCCGAGGCCGGCGCCTATTTCGCCAAGCAGTGCGAGGACGCTATCGAGTGGGCGAAGACGAAGGCCAAGCTGCTCGACGAGTCGCAAAGGGGCGAGATGATCGCGCTCTACGAAAAGGCGCTGCAGATCTACCTCGAAATGGCCTCGACAAGTCAGCCCCAGAACCGTCGTTCTGAGCGGATCGAAGGAGCGCTGTTCTGGGGCGGTCGCCCGAGCATGCAAGCTTCGCGAACCGGGCCAGTTCTCTCTTTCCGTTGA
- a CDS encoding SDR family NAD(P)-dependent oxidoreductase produces MSKVWFVTGCSTGFGRVLCEELLKKGERVVATARKVSTIEDLACDDCLCATLDVTKPEEIKTAVKAAMDRFGRIDVLVNNAGYGEMGVIEEFTIERAQRQFDTNVFGLMRVQSEVLPIMRAQGSGHVLNLSSIAGLASFPFVGMYCATKHAVEAISEAMAQEVEGFGIKVTLIEPGRFRTDFSGRSLGLPKVKDGAYKETTEDSIKKYEEIHGTQPGDPVKACLAMIKVVESSDPPLRLLLGPDAFEWAHEKIDEMKKDFSDWKEVSVNTDFDES; encoded by the coding sequence ATGAGTAAGGTCTGGTTCGTCACCGGTTGTTCGACCGGGTTCGGTCGCGTGTTGTGCGAAGAGCTTCTGAAGAAGGGAGAGCGGGTCGTTGCCACGGCGCGGAAGGTCTCGACGATCGAAGACCTCGCATGCGACGACTGCCTTTGCGCGACGCTCGACGTCACGAAGCCGGAGGAGATCAAGACCGCGGTGAAAGCGGCGATGGACCGGTTCGGGCGGATCGACGTGCTGGTCAACAACGCGGGGTACGGCGAGATGGGCGTGATCGAGGAGTTCACGATCGAGCGCGCCCAGCGGCAGTTCGACACCAACGTGTTCGGCCTCATGAGAGTGCAGAGCGAGGTGCTGCCGATCATGCGCGCGCAGGGCTCGGGGCACGTGCTGAACCTATCTTCGATCGCGGGGCTCGCTTCGTTCCCGTTCGTCGGGATGTACTGCGCGACCAAGCACGCGGTGGAGGCGATCAGCGAGGCGATGGCGCAGGAGGTCGAGGGTTTCGGGATCAAGGTCACCCTCATCGAACCGGGTCGGTTTCGCACGGACTTCTCCGGGCGGTCGCTCGGACTTCCGAAAGTCAAAGACGGGGCGTACAAGGAGACGACCGAGGACTCGATTAAAAAGTACGAGGAGATCCACGGGACTCAGCCTGGCGATCCGGTCAAAGCGTGCCTCGCGATGATCAAGGTCGTGGAGAGTAGCGACCCGCCGTTGCGGCTCTTGCTCGGGCCGGACGCGTTCGAGTGGGCGCACGAGAAGATCGACGAGATGAAGAAGGACTTTTCCGACTGGAAGGAGGTCTCGGTCAACACGGACTTTGACGAGTCTTGA
- a CDS encoding glycosidase, giving the protein MINGHVRELFKRYEGNPILTPGQWPYSANTVFNPGATLLDDGDTLLLVRVEDRRGISHLTAVRSHDGVTDWRIDPKPTLIPNENPGSDELYGIEDPRIVFLPEMECYSVLFTAFSESGPHVKLALTKDFVEFERIGSVLPPEDKDAALFPRRFGGMWHMIHRPVSASAGSADMWISCSPDLIHWGRHEVILPARRGAWWDANKIGLSPPPVETSEGWLLFYHGVRITPAGCIYRLGVALFDLEDPCKLISRGSEWIFGPEEEYEQVGDVGDVVFPCGSTVCEDGDTLRIYYGAADSSVALATGSIREILDWLKCQV; this is encoded by the coding sequence ATGATTAACGGTCACGTGAGAGAGCTTTTTAAGCGGTACGAGGGAAACCCTATACTGACCCCCGGGCAATGGCCTTACTCCGCCAATACGGTTTTCAACCCCGGCGCCACCCTACTGGACGACGGCGATACTCTCCTGCTCGTGCGGGTGGAGGACCGGCGCGGCATCTCGCATCTGACCGCAGTCCGTAGCCACGACGGAGTGACCGACTGGAGGATCGATCCGAAGCCGACGCTGATTCCGAATGAAAACCCGGGCTCGGACGAGCTATATGGGATAGAGGACCCGAGGATCGTGTTCCTGCCAGAGATGGAGTGCTATTCCGTCCTTTTCACGGCTTTTTCAGAGAGCGGTCCGCATGTGAAACTCGCGCTCACCAAGGATTTCGTCGAGTTCGAGCGCATAGGGAGCGTCCTGCCCCCGGAAGACAAGGACGCCGCGCTCTTTCCGAGGCGGTTTGGCGGCATGTGGCACATGATCCACCGGCCGGTCAGCGCCAGCGCGGGCTCTGCGGACATGTGGATCAGTTGCTCCCCGGACCTGATTCACTGGGGCCGGCACGAGGTGATACTCCCTGCGCGCCGAGGGGCGTGGTGGGACGCGAACAAGATCGGTCTCTCGCCTCCTCCCGTCGAAACGTCGGAAGGGTGGCTCCTGTTCTATCACGGGGTACGCATCACGCCCGCGGGCTGCATCTACAGACTTGGGGTCGCTCTGTTCGACCTCGAAGATCCGTGCAAGTTGATCTCGAGGGGAAGCGAATGGATATTTGGACCGGAAGAGGAGTATGAGCAGGTCGGTGACGTCGGCGACGTGGTCTTCCCGTGCGGCAGCACCGTCTGTGAGGACGGCGACACGCTGAGGATCTACTACGGGGCGGCGGATTCGTCAGTGGCGCTCGCGACGGGGAGCATCCGGGAGATTCTGGACTGGCTGAAATGCCAGGTATAA
- a CDS encoding erythromycin esterase family protein produces MVSALLLFAINEIGDITDQEAVSRIAKVARPFNLVLREANPSEFGTFGNAINHVTVVGLGECTHGSRDVFLAKAKMFRYLVENQGFRVLALESDFASTLDMDRFVTTGQGDATAALLEQGFWTWATEEVRDLLLWMHAYNSVTPPDRQLRVVGVDAQDSYEVQRFLIDQYKRAGTALPEMEDTNWFAGLTYENDADPKKLVPIMERHTQNALEALEVSISHEERLVLEHAQYLLSKMLWHLALISKGEQLWELRIDVAPHIEETSKKMPNLGAKLQLSAKSQEILDGVSDYVTSDSRQMPSLARLQSAEVELRAIDGESAQKAADVLRYVALTIELATNPIAANRDRNMAANVTWIQETFIPGSKVVFWGHNSHASRFEHNGRPFMMGAHLDNSIGSKYFPVGFVFNEGSFRASRQGKIRHFTADKAKPGSLGSYLAMTGKPTFFLSLNDLDPETYEWLKKPRPIRGIGASYDPGQPERYYEVLSATEMFDGLVFINRIRSSRALTRH; encoded by the coding sequence GTGGTTAGCGCGTTATTGTTGTTCGCAATCAACGAAATAGGAGACATCACAGACCAGGAAGCCGTTAGCAGAATAGCTAAGGTTGCGAGACCCTTCAACCTGGTTCTGAGAGAGGCGAACCCTTCAGAATTCGGTACGTTCGGAAACGCGATCAATCACGTCACCGTCGTCGGACTCGGTGAATGCACTCACGGAAGCAGGGACGTGTTCTTGGCAAAGGCCAAGATGTTCAGGTATCTCGTCGAGAACCAAGGCTTCAGAGTCTTAGCGCTAGAGTCCGACTTCGCCTCGACATTGGACATGGATCGGTTTGTAACCACAGGCCAAGGCGATGCCACGGCAGCTCTTTTAGAACAAGGGTTTTGGACATGGGCTACTGAGGAGGTCCGCGACCTCTTGTTGTGGATGCATGCATATAACTCTGTAACCCCTCCTGACCGACAATTGCGAGTGGTCGGCGTCGATGCCCAAGACTCTTACGAAGTCCAGCGGTTCCTGATCGACCAGTACAAGCGAGCCGGAACGGCACTTCCTGAAATGGAGGACACAAACTGGTTTGCGGGCCTCACGTATGAAAACGACGCTGATCCTAAGAAACTGGTTCCTATTATGGAGAGGCACACCCAAAATGCACTCGAAGCGCTCGAAGTGTCGATTTCACATGAGGAGAGGCTGGTCTTGGAGCACGCCCAATATCTCCTTTCGAAGATGTTGTGGCATTTGGCACTAATCAGCAAAGGCGAACAACTTTGGGAGCTAAGAATCGACGTCGCCCCTCACATCGAGGAGACCTCCAAGAAAATGCCGAATCTCGGCGCGAAACTGCAACTCTCAGCCAAGTCACAAGAAATTCTCGATGGTGTCTCAGATTATGTCACCTCTGATTCCAGACAGATGCCCAGCCTTGCACGACTGCAATCTGCAGAAGTGGAACTGCGCGCAATCGACGGCGAAAGCGCGCAGAAGGCGGCAGACGTACTGAGGTATGTGGCGCTGACCATAGAACTCGCAACCAACCCTATCGCAGCCAATCGTGATCGAAACATGGCGGCTAACGTGACGTGGATCCAGGAAACGTTCATACCCGGATCGAAAGTCGTCTTCTGGGGTCACAACAGTCACGCTTCTCGCTTTGAGCACAACGGACGACCGTTCATGATGGGGGCACACCTCGATAACTCGATCGGGTCGAAGTACTTTCCGGTCGGGTTCGTGTTCAATGAGGGCTCGTTCAGGGCGAGTAGACAGGGAAAGATCCGACACTTCACAGCCGACAAAGCGAAACCTGGATCACTCGGCTCATACCTCGCGATGACTGGAAAGCCGACGTTCTTCCTTAGCCTAAACGACCTCGACCCCGAGACCTACGAATGGCTCAAGAAGCCGAGGCCTATTAGGGGCATCGGTGCTTCATACGACCCTGGTCAGCCAGAGAGATACTACGAAGTCCTCTCAGCAACAGAAATGTTCGACGGACTTGTCTTCATCAATCGGATACGAAGCAGTCGAGCCTTGACGCGCCATTAA
- a CDS encoding proline--tRNA ligase yields MSKELGITPRSENYAEWYNDLVKRADLAENSVVRGCMIIKPHGFAIWELMQRALDDMFKATGHVNAYFPLLIPKSFLAKEAEHVEGFAKECAVVTHYRLKEVDGELIVDPDAKLEEELIIRPTSETIIWNTYKNWIQSYRDLPLLINQWANVMRWEMRPRLFLRTTEFLWQEGHTAHETYDEAEQEALTILNDCYATFAEEWMAVPVLKGLKSENEKFAGADHTYCIEALVQDFRSIQAGTSHHLGQNFAKAFDVKFQSREGKLEYVYATSWGVSTRLIGTLLMAHSDDKGLVAPPKLAPVQVVIVPIGRGDALEAVMVAANKLADELKNAGWSGAPVRVKVDDREKMSPGFKFNDWELHGACVRVELGPRDLESGNCVLARRDLEDKETVSLTDARAKIADHLGTMQQALYDKALKMREDNTHRVDTWDDFKACFEGTGGGGFVLAHWDGTTETELKISEQTKATIRVIPLESLAPGDDEPGKCVLTGKPSKQRVVFAKAY; encoded by the coding sequence ATGAGCAAGGAACTCGGGATCACCCCCCGCAGCGAAAACTACGCCGAGTGGTACAACGACCTGGTCAAGCGCGCGGACCTGGCGGAGAACTCCGTCGTGCGCGGCTGTATGATCATCAAGCCGCACGGTTTCGCGATCTGGGAGCTGATGCAGCGCGCGCTGGACGACATGTTCAAGGCGACCGGCCACGTCAACGCCTACTTCCCGCTGCTCATCCCGAAGTCGTTCCTCGCCAAAGAGGCCGAGCACGTCGAAGGGTTCGCCAAGGAGTGCGCCGTCGTTACCCACTACCGCCTAAAGGAGGTCGACGGAGAGTTGATCGTCGACCCCGATGCGAAGCTCGAAGAGGAGCTGATCATCCGCCCGACTAGCGAGACGATCATCTGGAATACGTATAAGAATTGGATTCAAAGTTATAGAGACCTGCCGCTTCTCATCAACCAATGGGCGAACGTCATGCGCTGGGAGATGCGGCCGCGGCTGTTCCTGCGGACCACCGAGTTCCTGTGGCAGGAGGGCCACACGGCGCACGAGACGTACGACGAGGCCGAGCAGGAGGCGCTGACGATCCTCAACGACTGCTACGCGACGTTCGCCGAAGAGTGGATGGCCGTGCCGGTGCTGAAAGGGCTCAAGAGCGAGAACGAGAAGTTCGCCGGCGCGGACCACACGTACTGCATCGAGGCGCTCGTGCAGGACTTCCGCTCGATCCAGGCCGGAACGTCGCACCACCTCGGCCAGAACTTCGCCAAGGCGTTCGATGTGAAGTTCCAATCGCGCGAAGGGAAACTGGAGTACGTCTACGCGACTTCCTGGGGCGTCTCGACTCGGTTGATCGGAACGTTGCTCATGGCTCACAGCGACGACAAAGGGCTTGTCGCTCCGCCGAAGCTCGCGCCCGTGCAGGTCGTGATCGTTCCTATCGGTCGGGGCGATGCGCTCGAAGCGGTAATGGTCGCGGCGAACAAACTTGCGGACGAATTGAAAAACGCAGGCTGGTCCGGCGCGCCGGTCCGCGTCAAAGTAGACGACCGAGAGAAGATGTCCCCCGGCTTTAAGTTCAACGACTGGGAGCTGCACGGCGCGTGCGTGCGCGTCGAGCTCGGTCCGCGCGATCTGGAGTCCGGCAACTGCGTCCTCGCGCGCCGCGACCTCGAAGATAAAGAGACTGTCTCACTGACCGACGCCCGCGCCAAGATCGCCGATCATCTCGGCACGATGCAACAGGCGCTCTACGACAAGGCGCTCAAGATGCGCGAGGACAACACACACCGCGTCGATACGTGGGACGACTTCAAGGCGTGTTTCGAGGGCACTGGCGGCGGCGGTTTCGTGCTCGCCCACTGGGACGGCACGACCGAGACGGAACTGAAGATATCCGAGCAGACCAAGGCGACCATCCGCGTGATCCCGCTCGAGTCGCTCGCCCCCGGCGACGACGAGCCCGGCAAATGCGTGCTTACTGGCAAACCGAGCAAACAGCGCGTGGTTTTCGCGAAGGCATATTAA
- a CDS encoding P1 family peptidase gives MTTALLACLSMAFVTAPTEQDAQKKRPRELGVIVGSLPTGPNNAITDVPGVLVGHFTLDDGENLHTGATAILPHGGNLYEDKVPAAIYVGNGFGKLMGVTQVRELGEIETPIVLTNTLNVPEGASAAIEWTLDRNENARSVNAVVGETNDGYLNDIRGRHLTPAMIRQAIEAAKGGPVQEGAVGAGRGTICFGHKGGIGTASRRVFPYSAGRLGRPGDFTRTRDPVFFDYSKEFPTTVGVLVQTNFGGNLQILGVPIAQYGLGPELSAMQDGSIMIVVATDFPLSDRNLERLAKRALLALGKVGSSMSNGSGDYVIAFSTANSVRRTPERRQSASEIIDFPNSQMTRLFQAVVEATEEAIYNSLFMAETVEGHRGTVEALDVDYVLDLLRKHDRIKG, from the coding sequence ATGACAACCGCGCTGCTGGCCTGCCTGTCGATGGCCTTTGTGACGGCTCCGACTGAGCAAGACGCACAGAAGAAACGACCGCGCGAGCTGGGAGTGATCGTCGGCTCGCTGCCGACCGGGCCGAACAACGCTATCACCGATGTGCCGGGGGTGCTCGTCGGGCACTTCACGCTCGACGACGGCGAGAACCTCCACACCGGCGCGACGGCGATACTGCCGCACGGTGGAAACTTGTACGAGGACAAGGTTCCGGCGGCGATCTACGTCGGCAACGGCTTCGGCAAGCTCATGGGCGTGACCCAAGTACGCGAGCTTGGCGAGATCGAGACGCCGATCGTGCTGACCAACACTCTGAATGTGCCCGAAGGCGCGAGCGCGGCGATCGAATGGACGCTCGATCGCAACGAGAACGCGCGCTCGGTGAACGCCGTGGTCGGCGAGACGAACGACGGCTACCTCAACGACATCCGCGGTCGGCACTTGACGCCTGCGATGATCCGTCAGGCGATTGAAGCTGCAAAGGGAGGCCCGGTGCAAGAGGGCGCGGTCGGCGCTGGTCGCGGCACGATCTGCTTCGGCCACAAGGGCGGTATCGGCACGGCTTCGCGCAGGGTATTTCCCTACAGTGCTGGGCGCTTAGGTCGGCCGGGGGATTTCACACGAACGCGCGACCCCGTTTTTTTCGACTACTCGAAAGAGTTCCCGACCACAGTCGGTGTTCTCGTTCAAACCAACTTTGGAGGGAACCTGCAAATTCTCGGAGTTCCCATAGCGCAGTACGGTCTCGGACCAGAACTGTCTGCGATGCAAGACGGCTCAATCATGATCGTCGTCGCAACCGACTTCCCACTCTCCGACAGAAACCTGGAGCGGCTCGCCAAGCGCGCGTTGCTCGCTCTCGGCAAAGTCGGATCGAGTATGTCCAACGGCTCGGGGGATTACGTCATCGCATTCAGCACCGCAAACTCCGTCCGTCGTACTCCTGAGAGACGGCAGAGTGCGTCCGAGATCATCGACTTCCCGAACTCACAAATGACGCGGCTGTTTCAAGCTGTCGTCGAAGCAACAGAAGAAGCGATCTACAACTCTCTCTTCATGGCCGAGACGGTAGAGGGCCACCGGGGAACGGTCGAGGCACTGGACGTCGACTACGTGCTCGACCTCCTGAGAAAGCACGACCGGATCAAGGGCTAG